A window of the Sabethes cyaneus chromosome 1, idSabCyanKW18_F2, whole genome shotgun sequence genome harbors these coding sequences:
- the LOC128745427 gene encoding uncharacterized protein K02A2.6-like: protein MDEDFKKMFISLMEGQQKLLTQLSMSQTATTAAARTVPTDARMESLANSITEFHYDPEANLTFDHWFSRHEDAFRVDAASLDDPAKVRLLLRKLSDKTHAEYTNHILPKQPRQCNFDETVEKLKELFGAHVSTFCKRYRCLTLSKNASDDFQSYAGRVNRLCEDFNVASCSIDDFKCLIFVCGLHAKQDAEIRTSLLSKLEGNKKLTMNDLTAECHRILNLKKDASILENPAMLAESDIVSVNAVSDNQDNSSHKSKFNSAHKPHSSDQHTQYKNNADCSEGNGTNKPRTPCWKCGQMHFVRVCPYQDHRCQECQRIGHKEGYCQCASSNAGRKRKWKQPPAHTKGIYTVKQVAVHHLRKFVPVSINNVTLELQLDCASDITVISEENWIRIGRPQTRSPSQKACTASGQPLELLAETDCSVSLRGITRSGLDFIERFNLWDIPLSTICCSVTSTTDDIQWLRSSYPKVFTDTLGCCNKTEAKLYLMPDVQPVFRAKRPVPFAALQPIEAELKRLETLGIISPVEFSDWAAPIVAVKKKSNNNEPCKVRVCADYSTGLNKVIQPNHHPLPLPEEIFAKLSGSKIFSHIDLSDAYLQVPIERESRRFLTINTHRGLFEFNRLPPGVKSAPGTFQTIIDAMVAGLEGTETYLDDVLVHGRTPEEHRSRLIKLLERIQEWGFTLRIQKCSFFMSEIHYLGVIINERGIKPDPAKTEAICNMPPPHDVTSLRSFLGAINFYGKFIQNMHDLRPPLDALRRKDTKWDWNENCQNSFQQFKNLLRSDMLLAHYDPAVEMIVAADASNYGVGACLMHRYQDGSIKVICHASRSLTKAEQGYGQRESMDPYYTTDCCVVKRPDPHVGGEIDVRQVEDKTWFIIWQFSNRVSNYP, encoded by the exons ATGGACGAGgacttcaaaaaaatgttcattaGTTTGATGGAGGGGCAGCAGAAACTCCTCACTCAATTGTCGATGTCGCAGACAGCTACTACAGCCGCAGCAAGAACGGTACCGACGGATGCTCGGATGGAATCGTTAGCCAACTCAATTACAGAGTTCCACTATGATCCAGAGGCTAACCTCACTTTCGATCATTGGTTTAGTCGTCACGAGGATGCTTTTCGGGTAGATGCAGCTAGCTTAGATGATCCGGCGAAGGTTCGGCTACTCCTACGTAAGCTCAGTGACAAAACTCACGCAGAATATACAAATCACATTCTGCCGAAACAACCTAGGCAATGTAATTTCGATGAGACGGTTGAAAAACTGAAGGAGTTGTTTGGCGCGCATGTATCAACTTTTTGCAAGCGATACCGTTGTTTAACACTCAGCAAAAATGCTTCAGACGATTTTCAATCCTATGCCGGACGAGTTAACCGTCTCTGTGAAGATTTCAATGTGGCATCTTGTTCCATTGATGATTTCAAGTGCCTTATCTTTGTATGTGGATTACACGCAAAACAAGATGCCGAGATACGAACATCGCTACTATCGAAATTGGAGGGGAATAAAAAGCTAACAATGAACGATCTCACTGCCGAATGTCATCGAATTTTGAACCTGAAAAAAGATGCATCAATACTCGAGAATCCTGCGATGTTAGCTGAAAGTGATATTGTCTCAGTGAATGCTGTCAGTGATAATCAAGACAACTCATCTCACAAATCTAAGTTCAACTCAGCTCACAAACCTCACTCTTCTGATCAGCATACACAATATAAAAACAACGCTGATTGTAGTGAAGGAAATGGTACGAATAAGCCTAGAACGCCTTGTTGGAAGTGCGGACAAATGCATTTTGTTCGTGTCTGCCCGTATCAAGATCATCGCTGCCAAGAATGCCAACGCATCGGTCACAAAGAGGGTTACTGTCAGTGCGCGTCATCAAATGCTGGCAGAAAACGAAAGTGGAAACAACCGCCTGCTCACACCAAGGGCATTTATACCGTCAAACAAGTGGCAGTTCATCacctgaggaaatttgtgcctGTTAGCATCAACAACGTTACGTTAGAACTTCAACTAGACTGCGCTTCGGATATCACCGTCATTTCGGAAGAAAATTGGATTCGTATAGGCCGCCCTCAAACGAGATCACCATCGCAGAAAGCCTGCACTGCTTCGGGACAACCGCTAGAATTACTGGCTGAAACTGATTGTAGTGTTTCATTGAGAGGAATCACCCGCTCAG GCCTCGATTTTATTGAGCGCTTCAATTTGTGGGACATTCCTCTAAGCACAATCTGCTGCAGTGTGACATCAACTACGGACGATATACAGTGGTTACGATCATCATATCCAAAAGTGTTTACCGATACACTGGGCTGCTGCAACAAAACGGAAGCCAAGCTGTATCTTATGCCAGATGTTCAGCCAGTTTTCAGAGCGAAAAGGCCAGTGCCATTTGCCGCGCTACAGCCAATTGAAGCTGAACTGAAACGGTTGGAGACATTGGGGATTATTTCACCGGTCGAATTTTCTGATTGGGCTGCGCCTATAGTTGctgtaaaaaaaaaatcaaacaacaACGAGCCGTGCAAAGTGCGAGTATGTGCCGATTATTCCACTGGGTTAAATAAGGTCATTCAACCCAATCATCATCCTTTGCCTTTACCAGAGGAGATTTTTGCTAAACTCTCAGGGAGCAAAATTTTTTCTCACATTGATTTGTCGGATGCATACTTACAAGTGCCAATCGAACGAGAGTCTAGACGTTTTCTCACCATTAACACACATCGTGGACTGTTTGAATTCAATCGTCTGCCACCAGGTGTAAAATCGGCTCCCGGTACCTTTCAAACAATTATCGACGCAATGGTAGCAGGATTAGAGGGCACCGAAACATATCTTGATGACGTACTAGTGCATGGCAGGACACCAGAGGAACACAGATCTCGTCTCATCAAACTCCTGGAACGTATTCAAGAGTGGGGGTTCACATTACGCATTCAGAAGTGTTCATTCTTCATGTCAGAGATACACTATCTTGGTGTTATTATCAATGAGCGTGGTATTAAACCAGATCCTGCCAAAACGGAAGCAATCTGCAATATGCCACCTCCACATGATGTAACCAGTCTCCGCTCATTTCTTGGAGCCATAAACTTCTATGGGAAATTTATACAGAACATGCACGATCTTCGTCCCCCACTTGATGCCCTTCGGCGAAAAGACACAAAGTGGGATTGGAatgaaaattgtcaaaattcgtTTCAACAGTTTAAGAATCTGCTACGTTCTGATATGCTACTAGCTCATTACGATCCTGCAGTCGAAATGATAGTTGCAGCTGATGCATCTAACTATGGTGTAGGAGCTTGTCTAATGCACAGATATCAAGATGGTTCCATCAAGGTCATATGTCACGCATCTCGTTCTCTCACCAAGGCTGAACAAGGATATGGACAG CGAGAGTCAATGGATCCATATTACACAACAGATTGCTGCGTCGTGAAACGGCCCGACCCGCATGTGGGCGGCGAAATCGACGTTCGGCAGGTGGAGGATAAAACGTGGTTCATCATTTGGCAATTTTCCAACCGAGTGTCTAACTACCCGTGA